The proteins below come from a single Sorghum bicolor cultivar BTx623 chromosome 4, Sorghum_bicolor_NCBIv3, whole genome shotgun sequence genomic window:
- the LOC110434756 gene encoding lysine-rich arabinogalactan protein 19-like: protein MSSSAPTTSVPPTSGIPVTTLPPTTTTSPPPTTTTALLNSSAAGIVPSSPPAAQPIEPTAAAFGNLVAAIYGMQKQISDLSVRMSSMEGRQPSPPQSYPYGLPGYGGIPALPAPGPAISELFAVPPFQPPQHTSTTPTQSSIASPSMTGGVPITQISFPHSPSPIPTMSSIMGSAHPPTQPPTAHYTAAQPYVPEPANPIVPRYQKAGIPHL from the coding sequence ATGTCATCTTCAGCACCCACCACCTCCGTGCCGCCGACGTCGGGCATCCCGGTCACCACGCTGCCgccgaccaccaccaccagcccgccgcccaccaccaccacagcgCTGCTCAACTCGTCCGCCGCGGGGATCGTTCCATCCTCGCCACCAGCTGCGCAGCCGATCGAACCGACCGCCGCCGCTTTCGGCAACCTGGTCGCTGCCATCTACGGGATGCAAAAGCAGATCAGCGATCTCTCGGTCCGCATGTCCTCCATGGAAGGCCGCCAGCCCTCACCGCCGCAGTCTTACCCCTACGGACTGCCGGGTTACGGCGGCATACCAGCGCTGCCAGCGCCAGGGCCAGCCATCTCCGAGCTCTTCGCTGTGCCACCGTTTCAGCCGCCGCAGCACACATCCACCACCCCCACCCAGTCCTCCATCGCATCGCCGTCGATGACTGGGGGCGTCCCCATCACCCAAATTTCGTTTCCCCACTCACCATCACCAATTCCCACCATGTCCTCCATTATGGGCAGCGCCCATCCGCCAACCCAACCGCCTACCGCTCACTACACCGCTGCCCAGCCTTATGTCCCTGAACCTGCGAATCCCATCGTTCCTCGCTACCAGAAAGCTGGAATTCCCCACCTATGA